In one Oryza glaberrima chromosome 2, OglaRS2, whole genome shotgun sequence genomic region, the following are encoded:
- the LOC127761433 gene encoding 50S ribosomal protein L9, chloroplastic, with protein sequence MASTLAWSSAASSSAPSSRLPPRRSPSLVVVAQGKVKKYRQVILTDDIAEVGKKGDTLKVRAGFYRNFLLPKGKATLLTPEVLKEMQVEQERIDAEKKRVKEEAQQLARVFETIGAFKVPRKGGKGKQIFGSVTAQDLVDIIKSQLNRDVDKRLVTVPEIREIGEYIAEIKLHPEVTAQVRLTVYAK encoded by the exons ATGGCCTCCACGCTCGCctggagctccgccgcctcctcctccgccccctcctcccgcctcccgccgcgccgctccccgTCGCTGGTCGTCGTCGCCCAGGGCAAGGTCAAGAAGTATCGCCAG GTCATACTGACAGATGACATAGCAGAGGTGGGGAAGAAAGGGGACACGCTCAAAGTGAGGGCCGGGTTCTACCGCAACTTCCTTCTGCCAAAGGGCAAGGCAACGCTGCTCACCCCAGAAGTACTCAA GGAAATGCAAGTAGAACAGGAGAGGATAGATGCTGAAAAGAAGCGG GTAAAAGAAGAGGCACAGCAACTTGCCCGTGTTTTTGAAACTATTGGGGCATTCAAAGTGCCACGTAAAGGTGGGAAAGGAAAACAGATATTTGGGAG CGTCACAGCACAAGATCTTGTTGACATCATAAAGTCACAACTTAATAG GGATGTCGACAAGCGTCTCGTGACAGTGCCAGAAATTCGTGAAATTGGGGAATACATTGCAGAGATTAAGCTTCACCCTGAAGTCACAGCTCAAGTAAGGCTGACCGTATATGCGAAATAA
- the LOC127763970 gene encoding 4-coumarate--CoA ligase-like 3: MEEILESEYSAAAAAGDAASFVLSRLPHPDTTASAAAAFVVDVAGAGGGRTTTLSFVALRRAALSLASGLRFGLGLRRGDAVLVLSPNSLLLPPIVLGVLAAGGVVVAADPGSTAEEVATVARSSGAVVVVAAPEVAEKVAGAGVPLLLTSRSMDPRALSAEELMDDGDPTALASPEASAAAARPRPSDVAFVFYSSATTKTAATMTHADLIAAVSGASLPEEGRVCLASLPICSVHGLPLLALALPAAGVTTVLLAASPSSDPTAAREAAAAHGATDVVATPDVAAALAAPLTMLSSLRRVTVVPALATTEARQAFRRWLPWVELTEMSGSPEKMMASASEQVQVAPDAASAAVIAQQNSGKAHSISVTSEPTSSVKFSTQHH; this comes from the exons ATGGAGGAAATCTTGGAATCCGAGtactcggccgccgccgccgccggcgacgcggcgtccTTCGTGCTCTCCCGCTTGCCCCACCCCGACACCacggcctccgccgctgccgccttcgtcgtcgacgtcgccggcgccggcggcggacgaaCGACGACGCTCTCGTTCGTCGCCCTCCGCCGTGCCGCGCTCTCCCTCGCCTCGGGGCTCCGGTTCGGGCTCGGCCTCCGCCGTGGCGACGCCGTTCTGGTGCTCTCGCCCAACTCGCTCCTGCTCCCGCCCATAGTTCTTGGCGTTCTGGCCGCCGGTGGcgtggtggtcgccgccgacccGGGCTCCACGGCTGAGGAGGTGGCCACCGTGGCGCGCAGCTCGGGcgcggtggtcgtcgtcgcggcgccgGAGGTGGCCGAGAAGGTCGCCGGAGCAGGCGTGCCGCTGCTGCTCACGTCACGATCAATGGATCCCCGTGCGCTCTCCGCGGAGGAGCTCATGGACGACGGTGACCCGACGGCGTTGGCTTCTCctgaggcgtcggcggcggcggcgaggccacgACCATCGGATGTAGCTTTCGTGTTCTACTCCTCGGCGACCACCAAGACGGCGGCGACCATGACGCACGCCGACctcatcgccgccgtctccggcgcaAGCTTGCCGGAGGAGGGCCGTGTTTGCTTGGCGTCTCTCCCCATCTGCAGCGTCCACGGCTTGCCGCTGCTCGCCCTCGCGCTCCCAGCCGCCGGAGTGACCACGGTGctgctcgccgcctcgccgtcttCCGATCCAACGGCGgccagggaggcggcggccgcgcacgGCGCCACCGACGTCGTGGCGACGCCTgacgtcgcggcggcgctcgcggctCCCCTGACGATGCTCTCCTCGCTGAGGAGGGTGACGGTGGTGCCTGCTCTCGCGACGACGGAGGCGCGGCAGGCGTTCCGGCGGTGGCTGCCGTGGGTCGAGCTGACAGAGATGTccggctcgccggagaagatgaTGGCGTCAGCTTCGGAGCAAGTGCAGGTGGCGCCTGACGCTGCAAGCGCCGCGGTGATAGCACA GCAAAACAGCGGAAAGGCCCATTCAATATCAGTGACAAGTGAACCAACTTCTTCGGTAAAATTCTCGACTCAACATCACTAG
- the LOC127763969 gene encoding acyl-CoA-binding domain-containing protein 4 codes for MGEGINGDAGDLAAAPYDQWLPFSPAGGSPRPSARYKHAAEVVREKLYVVGGSRNGRYLSDIQVFDFRTLKWSALSAARDSSQLNIENNTTDPSFPALAGHSLVNWKKYIVVVAGNTRTSTSNKVSVCLINVETNSWSSVDTYGKVPISRGGQSVSLVGSRLIMFGGEDNKRRLLNDLHILDLETMMWEEVKTGKGGPAPRYDHSAAVYADQYLLIFGGSSHSTCFSDIYLLDLQTMEWSQPDTQGAHINPRSGHAGTMIDENWYIVGGGDNASGSTDTIMMNASKFVWSVVTSVPARDPLACEGLTLCSTIVDGEKFLVAFGGYNGQYNNEIFVMKLKPRNLVQPRLLQSPAAAAAAASVTAAYAVITDEKTRDIVATDDLDVKRVQPSGSSKQITTELDALNGEKGKLESRLAEVRDENSKLKDRLDMVKLSHGELTKELKSVQHQLAAEGSRCQKLESQIAAAHKRLESTDSLENELEVLRQQISQVEQTMTTAQRQKSGGVWKWVAGSAEISDDE; via the exons CATGCTGCGGAAGTGGTTCGTGAAAAACTCTATGTGGTTGGTGGGAGTCGTAATGGCCGCTATCTATCAGATATCCAG GTCTTTGATTTTAGGACACTCAAGTGGTCAGCATTAAGTGCTGCTAGAGATTCAAGTCAGTTGAATATCGAAAATAATACCACAGACCCTTCATTCCCTGCACTAGCAGGCCACAGTCTG GTCAActggaaaaaatatattgtggttGTAGCTGGGAACACCAGAACATCAACATCAAACAAGGTTTCAG TTTGCCTTATTAATGTGGAGACAAATAGCTGGTCTTCTGTTGATACATATGGAAAAGTTCCA ATATCTCGTGGTGGTCAATCTGTATCCCTGGTTGGTTCTCGACTGATAATGTTTGGTGGAGAGGATAACAAGAGGCGACTTCTGAACGACCTTCATATACTTGACCTGGAGACAATGATGTGGGAAGAAGTTAAAACAGG GAAAGGTGGTCCAGCTCCTAGGTATGATCATTCAGCTGCTGTTTATGCTGATCAGTATCTTTTGATCTTTGGCGGTTCCTCTCACTCTACATGCTTTAGTGATATCTACCTTCTTGACTTGCAAACT ATGGAGTGGTCTCAACCTGACACTCAAGGCGCGCACATAAATCCTAGGAGTGGTCATGCTGGTACCATGATTGATGAAAATTGGTACATAGTTGGTGGCGGAGATAACGCAAGTG GTTCTACTGATACAATTATGATGAATGCTTCCAAGTTCGTTTGGTCTGTAGTCACCAGTGTGCCAGCCCGAGATCCGCTTGCTTGTGAG gGTCTCACTCTTTGCTCAACCATAGTTGATGGCGAAAAGTTTCTGGTTGCCTTTGGTGGTTACAATGGACAATACAATAATGAG ATATTTGTTATGAAACTTAAGCCAAGGAATTTAGTGCAACCTCGTCTGCTCCAATCACCagctgctgccgccgcagctgctTCTGTGACAGCTGCCTATGCTGTAATAACTGATGAGAAAACCAGAGACATTGTTGCAACGGATGATTTAGATGTGAAGAGAGTTCAGCCTTCAGGTTCTTCCAAACAAATTACTACTGAACTTGATGCACTTAATGGAGAGAAAGGCAAGCTAGAGTCCAGACTGGCAGAAGTTCGTGATGAAAACTCAAAACTAAAGGATAGACTAGATATGGTAAAGTTATCGCATGGTGAATTGACAAAG GAGCTTAAATCAGTTCAACATCAGTTAGCAGCAGAGGGTTCTAGGTGCCAGAAACTGGAG TCCCAAATTGCTGCTGCTCATAAAAGACTGGAATCTACTGATTCTTTGGAGAATGAACTAGAAGTGTTGCGGCAACAAATATCTCAGGTGGAGCAAACCATGACAACTGCTCAAAGACAGAAATCTGGGGGTGTTTGGAAGTGGGTGGCAGGAAGTGCAGAGATCTCTGATGATGAATA G